The genome window ATCAACGAGGACACACGGACGTCACGTTGTGTTTTCGAAGCTGGACCTCCAAAATCCACAATCTGACGAGCTGTGCTTTATATGAATATATGGTTCATATTCAATATTAGACAAATTGGACCCACcatacaaataaaacacacatgACCAGCCAGAGTACTGAACCAAGATTCCGGCAAGAGGCATGGCTATCACTGCGCCAGCATACGATCCTAGAGACAGGAAAGCAACGAGTAGATAAGTTCATATCGTGTATATTCACTTTCACTCTGTGGGACAGGTGAATCAAGTGTATTACTTTTCCATTTATGCAGTTGCTGACTGTAAAAATCCGTCTGTTGGGTGTAAATACTCACCACAGAAAGATGTGGTGGCAAGACGACTCCTCTCGAGGGGTGGAGCCCATTTACTCCAGATCCCATGGCAGGCTGGGTAGGTTACTCCCTGGGCAGAAACACAGAACATTCTGTAACAGTGGGACAATCTCAATGACGCGGTCTGTGATGGGATACACTGGTAACccaatacattttacatttacatttagtcatttagcagacgctcttatccagagcgacttacagtaagtacagggacattacccccgaggcaagtagggtgaagtgccttgcccaaggacacagtgttattttgcacagccaggaatcgaaccggaaaccttcggattactagcccgattccctaaccgctcagccacctgactcccctaatgACCCCAATCCCCTCTAGTAATCTTGCACTGATATAAAATTATGCCAAATTAACAAAGAAAATAAGATGTGAGCCATTCATGGATACTTGATTATTTGATTAAAATGGAAAAATGTGCAGAGATCTCATCAATACCACAGAAATTTGTTTCACATTAGTCACTGACATGCAAGACAAATTACATTTATTAAGAAGCCAACTTCCATGCATCTGAGTTTAACTTTATAAGCAAGATTAATGGAGCGAGTGCAAATTCAAGATGACTTGGCACTTCACCGCAAAAAGAGATTTGTTCCTATTAAATCTTCATTACTCACTAAGTGGCACACAATCAACTATTGATAGACACAAATTGCTAGGGCTTGCTATGAGAGACATCCTGAAATGCTAATGTTTATTTTGCAGTAATCAGACAATATGAGGCACACAGAGTTGCTTCTCAATGGAAGTGTGCTTCTATTCAACAGACAAGGTTGAATGAACCAAAGTTACAAAAGAGAGATGACCTTCGGTCTGATAATGGCCCCTCAATGAAACATCATACATCCTCTTTCACAACACATTTTGTTAAAAAGAAATAGGAATGACATCATGCGGTTTCAGTCTTTTCTTTGTGTTTCTATGTGGACATCAGTCCATCTCTATCAGGTTAGGTGAGTTGGCTGCACTAATGCTTGAGTCAGGTATAAGAGAATACACATTCTCTAGGATTGTTTGCAAAGGATTATAACATTGTATTCTAAAACATTGAAGGATGATGCCTTTCAAGCTTTGCACATAAGTTATCCATTAAAGCCCATGTGTTCGCGCATTGGAAATGACCTCTGTGCAATCTACAGGTATCAAAGCTTTGTGGTCTCCTGTCAAGACACATGGAAAATAAACAATCCTGACCAGCAGAAACATAAAATAATGCACTTTCTTTTCTGAAAAAGGTGCTTTATATGAATACAATTTAGGAATCTCCATGGTCATAAGTTTATTAGACTAAAAAACTAGATTCATACTATATACGCTTAACCCACGAAATAATCGATCAATTGATATCCAGATTAAAGGAGTGCAATGTTACCTCAACAAGGCCTTGCAATATCCTCACAAAGATGACACAGCCATAGTGCGATCGAGCAGCAGTGGGTATGAACATATTGAGTATAGAGGTGAGGAGAATGGCAGCTCCGAACACCCTGTGAGTAAAACGAAAACATGGTTTATATGCCAGTCTTTGCTACCGTGTCACATTACTGCATATTGTGCAAGCAACATCCACTGATGCCATTAATATTAAGAGAGAAAACGTTGTTACTACCACAAACCAAATAGGCTATTGCTATATTCATGACCAACATTAATTAGAAGACTTAGGTAGCCAAACAGATATTCAAGAATAAGGATTACACATGTGAAAGGGAATATGTATTCGGTGGAGGACGTCTGCGTTGCAGAATTCCCTCTTAGCTCTTCCTCCAGTACACAATTCCTAGCCTGCCCCGCGCCCTTGGCATGCAGCGTTCTTCTCTGCTGTTGCCATGCCTCCGATTGTAAAGGATTAGACACGGTTGTCCCATGGGATCCAATTAACATGAGTAAGTAGCCTATGTCTTACTGgcatcaataaaaaaaaaaaactaaaaaacaatACATGTTTTAAGGTCAGTTGCCTCTGCTCCCAGACAATCGGTCTAATATTCATTTGGCAACGGCACATTTCCGGTCAATGTAATGTGGCCTGCAGGACAAGACGCTAATAAATTGGAATGTGGGCAGCCTTAATGTGTTAGCCTACTGTAGTTTTAGGATCGGTATAAAGTCAGTTTGGACAATTCTTCACCCTGCTTACCTGTTTGCTGCTAGTCTTGCTGAAATATACCCTCCAGGAATTTGAGTCACGATGTAACCCCAGAAGAAAGACCCGTGTATCATCCCAACTGTCTCTGGATCCCAGTTGAATTGcgctttctttaaaaaaataaatacaaaaataccaCGAATTACTCCGACAACTACAAGCACGAAACCCAGTCCTATACAGACTATAGTCTAATGAATTGCTTTACATCATAGCCTACTAACTGAATTTCATTCGTGCTAAGAATGTTTTTGTAGCCTAAATATAGCCTGTCCATTTGATTATGAATGTGAACGTTAAGGCACTTGCTTAGTGACATGTTGTGTATTAGCCCAAAGCATATCATGCATTCGTTGAAGGCCCTGTACAACATGTGTGTATGCCGACTAAATACAGGCATTTCGTGAATTTTAAAGAATGGGCGGAGCACTTTAGCACCTCTTTGATGACGATCTTGCCATTTTCATGGACGGTGTGGTTATTGACCATGCTCACGATTGCCACGCCCAAGTTACATCGGATGCCAAAGGAGATGCAAAAACCGAGACCGCTCATGATAGCGATGATATAGCGTCGTGGAAGCCCGAAGCACGTGCAGTCACATAAAGGGGCCTTCTTAGGCTGGGTCGCAGAAGGCCGTCCATCCTCGGTCAGTTCAATCACTTCACCTGTATTCTGGCGTTTTTCCAGTACTCTaccgaagaggaagaagaacatgtTTTTATTGTATTAAAGCCTACAACATAGCCTATCAAGAATTCGTTGTAATAGACTAGTAGGCCTAGCATACTTTAATTTAAGATGTAAAATTTGTTCCACCCTGCAAGGACGGATTGCAAAAATAAGGCACGGGCCTTGCCTAAATTAAACTATTCAACCCCAATGAATTAAGATTATTAGGCCTATAAGTGAGAATAGTTAGTAGTTAATAGTACAGACGTGTTCAAATCCGTTGGTCCGTAGGCCTGCTTTAGTAGGCTAGGGTAGATGTTTTCTTTGTTCTGTGCGCCTATAGACTCTTACCTCCTTTTAACAAAACTAAATTATCATTTATAAAGGTGCACATTCAATGCAGTTAAAATATGGGTAAAGTGCGCTATTTCAATTGGTCTTTTCGTTCCTTGCTTAATTGGCAGCGATTTAGAGAAGAGATCAttggcacaaaaaaaaaactgacataCCGCATTGCAACAATACAAATGTGTTTAGTTCCTTTTCCCTGGTTGCATTTACAAGCTTGTCAATGTATGCATTTGGTGTCgataacaaaaaaaatatgcaaaataaaacaaatgaacACATTTCGATGTATTAAAAAGACTCGTGTAAATTATGGAAACTCGGGTTTTTATCCTTGGGATAATGTGAGACGTTTTATTCTTACAGCGCAAATCTATTTTAATGGTGGACAAATCTAGAAATACAGTGCAAAGTGTCGTTGTCTTCAAACTCTTTTAGTCCCAGTAAATAACGTTGAATgaacaatatatttttttaaataataacgTTTTCAAATTGCAAATCTAGtcagaattattattattattattcaacgtGCTTGAATTTAAAAAACGATCTATATTACACACGTTTGTCATTTGCACTGATTAAACAATCCATCGAATCTCATCCCTACCAAAGAAGAAAAGCTGATAGCCTAAAACATACCTAGATCGATCTTTTTTAATACACTCATGAATGGGCCTATGTAACAGATATTCCTCGACCTCATGGCACGACTTGTTCTGTTGCATTAAATATtaaaaacaaccacagctgttgtATGGAAGAGAATGCATTCTCCAGGGAAATATCTGATGCTTAAATATTGCTCTCCGACGTTTTTCAACTTCCTGTTCATAATTATTCTAACCATACGACGTGTTATCTCGAGTTAATTGAACAACTAAGGATTTTTTTGAGGTGATAAAAAAATTAATTATAATTTCGCAGTGTGAAGGTGTTATAGTCTACGATCGTGAAATGTGAACATATACACGTGAATTAGTTAATGTATGAAAAGCAGATATGTCAGACATACAAAATCATTTGTGTGCCATACCTGTGCAGATTCCCAAGGGCCTTTCCTGCTAAATTCTTCAGACCCTGTTTAGTGGGGGGGAAAACCCGTTCCTGTTCTGGTTCCATATTCAAATTCCTTATTAGCCTATATGATATTACTATAACGAATTTATACgaacaatgttaataaacatATTGCCATGTTTTCTTCCAAATTATTTGCACCTCTAACAAGAATAGGAATTTCACATCCAGTGCCTGAGATACGGAAAGAGATGGAAAAGGATTGTACACCAGGATGTTCTTTCAAATCCAAAATTGTGATAAATCCCCTTTCGGTTTGCACAAATAAAATCCACTCAGTGCCATCCTTTAGATATCCTGTCAATGATAAGAAAGAAATGATCCACCCAATAATCCATCAAGATAACATAATAGTAAGAAATAAATGGTAGATTATTGTGCTGTGAAGTCGAAAAATTATAACACTAAAATAGAGCAGCCCTCTTATCTAAGGTGTGGATCTCCGGTGAAACTGAAAGAACCTTCAGCACCAAGGAGAGCGGCAGCCTGCGCGCGACCAGCTGTTTCATGAAGCCTACCTGTCAACAGCTCCCCTCAGTGGTACGCGATACACATGGCACATGCGCAGCGTTTACTCATCTTATCCTAAGTCAGCTACGTTCAAATTCTGCAAATAGACGCAGAAGGTTATATTTCTTCGTACATTTAAGAGTTTCATTGTTAGCGGCTTAACAGACTGTCAGATGATAGAATACAATGTGACAAGACAGGCGATGGGAGAAAATGACCTAATACAAGACAAGTCTGATCAGGATTTACATGTGCTACTAAACAAAATTATATTTCAATTTGAGGGTCTATATAAGTTCatcaacacaaaacaaaacatacaaGACCTTTGAGCACACAGTTGATGGGGTATGCTACAGCCTCTCTGTTGCTCTAAAATCTACAATGGGGTGACAACATTCATCCCATGTCCCATGGTTCCCTGCCCTTGCTTGGGCAGTTGTGAGGTTGTCACCACGCCTGGTCGCGGACGCTTGTGACAGAGACTACAAAACGTGTCCAGGAACTCCTTCCTGAACTGGCGACCCACAAAGCAGCTGAACAGCGGATTGATGCAGGTGTTAAGGCTACACAGGCACATCTCCAGGGAGAAAGCCATGTCCACGGACCGCCAGGAAGTAGGGTCGTTTGGGTACACCATCCGCAAGATGATGGCGGCGTTTCTGGTCAGGTGGTATGGCAGGTAGAACAAGGCGAAAAGAATCAACACGGCGCTCAGCACTCGCCTGAGACGGCGCCCCCTGTTGTGCCGATGGGGGTGGTGCGGACGGCTACGAAGCTCCTTCAAACTGCGCAGgcagcagtagcagatggaGACCAGGGGGAACAGGAACCCGGTGCAGGTACAGCAGAGGGAGTAGGGCATGGTCTCCACGGTGTTCTCCAGCAGCAGGTACAGGGTACAGATGGTGCGGTTGTCCCTAGGACACAGCTGGGTGGTCGACATGTTGACCACCGGCGAGCTGAGCGCCACGGTGACCACCCACACCGTCACACAGAGCAGATAGGTCTGCCGGCGGCCCAGTAAGACCAAGGAGCGCAGAGGGTGCACGATGGCCAAGTAGCGATCCACACTTATGCAGGCCACAAAGTAGATGCTGAGGTAAAAGTAGTTGTGGTAAAACAGCCGCATGGCCTTGCAGAGGGGCCGGCCCAGGCCCCAGCGGACGTGGTCCAGGTGGTAGTAGATGAGGACGGGTAGGGCCAGCAGCCAGAAAGTGTCGGCCAGAGCCAGGTTGAAAAGGAGCACGCTACTGCGGGTCCAACGCCGCAGACGGTGGTAGAAGAtccagagggagaggatgtTGAGAGGTAGACCCAAGATCAGCACCACCAGGAAGACGGCCGGCATCAGGTACAGCTGCACCACCagcatcccttcctccccaggAGAACCCACGTCACAGAAGACACGCTCCGGAGGCTGCAGCAGAACAGAGGGCCTGTCTAGATGTGGAACGGCTCGACTAGGAACATATATGTGTAAATGTTCCAAACAATCAAAGTGTACTCCCGAGGACTAGTCTGACTTACCTGAGCTTGGCTGTTGCCCATGTTAGTGTTGTGGCTCCTTGATTTTGTGTCACACAGAATGAGAGTGAGTTTGCATAAGCAGAATGTTTGAGGTATTAGGCACACCCACTAGTGTGAGCAAACACAGAGCACCTCCTGCTGATACCGTATCCATACTCAGACCTTCTGTTACAGTGTATGAACAGTAGCCAGTATgaattatatacacacactgcatttactgtgtatatactgtacatatctcagtcagggagtcaggtggctgagcggtgagggagtcggactagtaatccgaaggttgccagttcgattcccggtcatgcaaactgacgttgtgtccttgggcaaggcacttcaccctacttgcctcggggggaatgtccctgtacttactgtaagtcgctctggataagagcgtctgctaaatgactaaatgtaaatgtaaatgtaaatgtacacacactgcatttactgtgtatatactgtacatatctgCACAGGGATTCAGTGGTGCTGCTGATGGTAATTTATAAATTTGACTTTTAAATATAGTACAGTCAAGCACAGTGATATATATATCATTACCCAAAGGA of Osmerus mordax isolate fOsmMor3 chromosome 4, fOsmMor3.pri, whole genome shotgun sequence contains these proteins:
- the LOC136941614 gene encoding P2Y purinoceptor 1-like, which gives rise to MPAVFLVVLILGLPLNILSLWIFYHRLRRWTRSSVLLFNLALADTFWLLALPVLIYYHLDHVRWGLGRPLCKAMRLFYHNYFYLSIYFVACISVDRYLAIVHPLRSLVLLGRRQTYLLCVTVWVVTVALSSPVVNMSTTQLCPRDNRTICTLYLLLENTVETMPYSLCCTCTGFLFPLVSICYCCLRSLKELRSRPHHPHRHNRGRRLRRVLSAVLILFALFYLPYHLTRNAAIILRMVYPNDPTSWRSVDMAFSLEMCLCSLNTCINPLFSCFVGRQFRKEFLDTFCSLCHKRPRPGVVTTSQLPKQGQGTMGHGMNVVTPL